From the genome of Flavobacterium luteolum, one region includes:
- a CDS encoding FAD-dependent oxidoreductase: protein MKTSIIENKKIAIIGSGPVGLTTARILQINGADVTVYERDSNAQARTSGGTLDIHSDSGQYAIQKAGLMEEFKKYARPTGEKMADIEGNITSDEMPDETNAFSRPEIDRNDLRKIMLDNLKENTVVWDSQLINLEKHENQYVLEFKNGTKTTADFVIVANGGRSNARKFVSDQEPQLSGTYIIQGEIANPDQDYPEFKPKYGNGNVMAMGEHKMFYTHTMRDGSVHFGVSFKADEDWISNHGINFEDDQSVISFLNETFENWGDDYKKFFAVSTEFSGLPLRLFSLEEPWKEHSNITLVGDAAHLMPPFAGEGVNMGLFDAFHLTENLTNGKFETIDEAIADYEKKMFGYALEAQRMTKKMEDLLHSDIVAEDILSSRGM, encoded by the coding sequence ATGAAAACTTCAATTATAGAAAATAAAAAAATTGCCATTATTGGCAGTGGTCCAGTTGGACTGACTACAGCTAGAATTTTACAAATTAATGGTGCTGATGTTACGGTTTACGAAAGAGATAGTAATGCTCAAGCCAGAACATCGGGCGGAACTCTAGATATTCACTCCGATTCTGGGCAATACGCGATTCAGAAAGCGGGTTTGATGGAGGAATTTAAAAAATATGCCAGACCAACAGGTGAGAAAATGGCCGATATAGAAGGAAACATCACTTCTGACGAAATGCCTGACGAAACCAATGCTTTCTCACGCCCAGAAATTGACCGTAATGATCTTAGAAAAATTATGCTGGACAATCTTAAAGAAAATACCGTTGTTTGGGATAGTCAATTGATTAATCTCGAAAAACATGAAAACCAATATGTTTTGGAGTTCAAAAACGGTACAAAAACAACTGCCGATTTTGTTATTGTGGCAAATGGAGGAAGATCAAACGCCAGAAAATTTGTAAGCGATCAGGAACCACAACTTTCGGGAACATATATTATTCAAGGCGAAATTGCAAATCCAGATCAAGATTACCCTGAATTTAAACCGAAATACGGAAACGGAAATGTTATGGCAATGGGCGAACATAAAATGTTTTACACACACACTATGCGCGATGGTTCTGTTCATTTTGGAGTTTCTTTTAAAGCAGATGAAGATTGGATTTCGAATCACGGAATTAATTTTGAAGACGATCAATCTGTAATTTCTTTTTTAAACGAAACTTTCGAGAACTGGGGAGATGATTACAAAAAATTCTTTGCTGTTTCTACTGAATTTTCTGGTTTGCCTTTGAGATTATTCTCCTTAGAAGAACCATGGAAAGAACATTCAAATATTACGCTTGTTGGCGACGCAGCTCACTTAATGCCACCATTTGCTGGCGAAGGTGTAAATATGGGACTATTTGATGCTTTCCATTTAACCGAAAATTTAACCAACGGAAAATTTGAAACCATCGACGAAGCAATTGCTGATTACGAAAAGAAA
- a CDS encoding TetR/AcrR family transcriptional regulator yields MRTRDTNKEEIVKQKAIEMIVTQGVEGFGMNRLAKECGISVATLYIYYSDKEDLIRKIGIEIGQNFFEKMFDGFSTDMSFRDGLRNQWENRIYFNLNFTQQATCFELLRHSTHGDAIIQEVTGKYKQMMTEFMLLAIERKELISVPYEVFWSIAYGSLYSLLEFHRDGKSMSGKSFVLNDEIKNKAFNLVLKALTP; encoded by the coding sequence ATGAGAACTAGAGATACCAATAAAGAGGAAATTGTAAAACAAAAAGCAATAGAAATGATTGTTACGCAAGGTGTAGAAGGTTTCGGAATGAATCGTCTTGCTAAAGAATGTGGTATTTCTGTTGCGACACTTTATATCTATTATTCAGACAAAGAAGATTTAATTCGCAAAATTGGAATTGAAATCGGTCAAAATTTCTTTGAAAAAATGTTTGATGGTTTCTCTACAGATATGTCTTTTAGAGATGGATTACGAAATCAATGGGAAAATCGTATTTATTTTAATCTAAATTTTACCCAACAAGCTACCTGTTTTGAACTTTTAAGACATTCTACTCACGGCGATGCGATCATACAAGAAGTAACAGGAAAGTATAAGCAAATGATGACTGAATTTATGCTTTTGGCCATTGAGCGAAAAGAACTCATTTCTGTCCCTTATGAAGTATTTTGGAGTATTGCTTACGGATCACTTTATTCTCTTTTAGAATTTCATCGAGACGGAAAATCCATGTCTGGAAAATCTTTTGTTCTGAATGACGAGATTAAAAATAAAGCTTTCAATTTAGTCCTAAAAGCTCTAACTCCTTGA
- a CDS encoding L,D-transpeptidase, with protein sequence MKKLYYTANILLILMLVLLGSCKKTDTITLTENKKEKKKVIEHKKPETIGYQIEKTKDWLKLNEADSSKMDIVYALNRTDKANFKKLDSVVIPADFSGDLVYYLPFPLHVSALEEVSKIILFSYPTQAFAAYENGELVRTGPTNMGRKKDPTPTGLFFTNWKAEQTTSTFNDEWDLKWNFNIENKLGVGFHEYALPGYPASHSCLRLLEKDAKYLYKFADEWILKDKENVKVKGTPVVVFGTYNFDSPKPWLQLASDPEALNISEGDIENIVNPYLKEILENQNLREAEPTKTL encoded by the coding sequence ATGAAAAAGTTATATTACACAGCAAACATACTACTGATCTTGATGTTGGTTTTATTAGGTTCTTGTAAAAAAACCGATACCATCACACTGACTGAAAATAAAAAAGAGAAAAAAAAGGTAATTGAACACAAAAAGCCTGAAACGATTGGGTATCAAATCGAGAAAACCAAAGACTGGCTCAAGTTAAATGAAGCCGACAGTTCTAAAATGGATATTGTTTACGCTTTGAATAGAACCGACAAAGCCAATTTTAAAAAACTGGATTCAGTTGTAATTCCTGCAGATTTTAGCGGTGATTTGGTTTATTACTTGCCCTTTCCATTACATGTTTCTGCTTTAGAAGAAGTATCAAAAATTATCCTTTTTTCGTATCCAACTCAAGCTTTTGCCGCTTATGAAAATGGTGAATTAGTTCGTACAGGTCCAACTAATATGGGAAGAAAAAAAGACCCTACTCCTACTGGATTGTTTTTCACCAATTGGAAAGCAGAACAAACCACCAGTACATTTAATGACGAATGGGATTTAAAATGGAATTTTAATATCGAAAATAAATTGGGAGTTGGTTTTCACGAATATGCATTGCCGGGATATCCTGCGTCACATTCTTGCTTACGACTATTAGAAAAAGACGCTAAATACCTTTATAAATTTGCTGACGAATGGATTCTGAAGGATAAAGAAAATGTAAAAGTAAAAGGTACTCCCGTGGTAGTTTTTGGAACTTATAATTTTGATAGCCCAAAACCATGGTTGCAATTAGCATCAGATCCAGAAGCTTTAAATATCTCTGAAGGCGATATTGAAAACATCGTAAATCCTTATTTAAAAGAAATCTTAGAGAATCAAAACCTAAGAGAAGCCGAGCCAACAAAAACTTTATAA